A single genomic interval of Rosistilla ulvae harbors:
- the rplK gene encoding 50S ribosomal protein L11 — MAKQLVGQAKFQVPGGQATPAPPVGTSLGKFGVNLGQFVQAFNDRTKEYAGTPIPVIVSVYNDRSFDFVTKSPPAASLLKQTAGIAKGSGEPHKDKVATVSRAQCQEIAEKKMADLNARDIEHAIRMIEGTARSMGIDVVG; from the coding sequence ATGGCAAAGCAACTTGTTGGCCAGGCTAAATTCCAAGTGCCTGGTGGACAAGCGACTCCCGCACCTCCCGTGGGTACGTCGCTTGGTAAGTTTGGTGTAAACCTTGGGCAGTTCGTTCAAGCGTTTAATGATCGCACCAAGGAGTACGCAGGTACCCCGATCCCGGTGATCGTTTCTGTATACAACGATCGCAGCTTCGACTTTGTCACAAAGAGCCCACCCGCGGCATCTTTGTTGAAGCAGACTGCTGGAATCGCCAAAGGTTCCGGTGAGCCTCATAAAGACAAGGTCGCAACCGTCTCTCGCGCTCAATGCCAAGAGATCGCCGAAAAGAAGATGGCCGATCTCAACGCACGTGACATCGAACATGCGATCCGCATGATCGAAGGGACCGCGCGAAGCATGGGAATCGACGTCGTAGGTTAA